Within Bacillus sp. FJAT-45350, the genomic segment AAGTGGTCACGCTTTAACAGACGGAATGGGACTATCAGGAGCAATGCTATGTGTACCTCTTAGTTTTATCCTATTAATTATCGTATCTTATATTACGAACCGTATGCCAGGATTAAAGCATCGCCTTTCTACTGAATCCGATCATAAACTAATTGAACGTATCCATGGTTGGAGTGATGTAAATCCAAATCGCTATAACAGCAAACTTGGTGCCTTTATTGTAACAACTGCTAGTGTATTAATCGTTGTTTGGGCATTACTCCCTTGGGATCTTTAATATACTTATATAGTAACAATTGGCTCCTGTTAGCTCTTTAGCTGGTAGGAGCCAATATTATTTGTTATAATTTTTAGATACTTATAAATAAGGAGATTACTATGAATGGAATTGGATTAATTTTTCGATCATTATTAGTAGACAGGGATGCAATGAAGGAACTAAGTGAATCTCCTAAATTCAATAAGTGGTGTCTATTAATCATACTTTTAGTTGGTATCATTTATGGATTATTTTCTATACAGCACAATGCTGAATACATATTGAGCTTCGAATCAGACTTCCTTCGTAACATAGTTGTACCTGGAATATTTATCATTGGTGGGGTCATTATGGTCCTGTTAACTCGTCTAGTATTCTCACTACTTTTATGGGCAGCTAGTAGAGGCTTTGGTGGTCCTGGTGGGTTAGGAAGCTTGAATCGGATGACTACCGTTGTTATGGTCCCTAGTATCATAGCGATGCCAGCTTTTATTGCTAGTAACTTCACCCTGCTTGGGATTTCTTCAATTATTATTGCTCTTATTTGGATGTACATAATTTCAGTACGTTCATTGGCAGTTACTCAAGCTTTTGTTTCATGGAAAGCCTATGCGGCAATTTCAGTTATTTTTATATTCTTTATTAGCATTTATTATATTGTAATACCTCCAGCAAGCTAAAAACGAGACACTAAGTGATTTACTTCACTCTAGTGTCTCGTTTTTTGTTATGCTATCCTTTACTGCATCTCTTCATTTAATTGTCTTTGACATGAAGTCGCTCTTTTATGAAAAAATAGTGCAAAAACTAACATTGAAAGTACTGCTAATATAATAAAGCTAGGTTCAGGCCCAGATGTCACTGTCCCCTCACTAGGAATAAGAAGCCCAATAAATAAAAAGATACTTAACGATAGAAGGATATAAGCATAACGGCGGAAATCAGTTACTTTATCTTTTAACATTTGAATTTGTTTATCTCCCATTGTATCCCTCTCCTTTTCTAACTACTTTCTATTTTAACATCAAAATAGTAGATTGATTGGATGTAATTTATGGGAGAATAAACAAAAGAGTGCTACAAAAAAATAATAGTTACCTTTTTGTAGCACTCTAATTATTTATTAATGATTATTCTTATACTGTTCCACCATCAGTAATACCAGCTTGGCTGAGTTAACTGAAGCTGTTTCTAAGAACTTGTCATATGAAACCTTCGCATCACTACCAGCAATATCTGATAATGAACGAATAATAACAAACGGACATTGGAATTGATGACATACTTGAGCAATTGCCCCCGCTTCCATTTCAGCGCAATAAGGGTTAGTGAAGAGTTTCTTTAACTCTTCCACACGCCCATGGTCACTCATGAACGAGTCACCAGAAACAATGAGCCCTTTCTCTGAGTGTACTCCTACATCCTTTGCACTCTCTTCAGCAATGTTAACTAAGTTTTCTGCTGGAGAGTAGTATGCTGGCATTTGTGGTACTTGTCCAAACTCGTAACCAAATACAGTCGCGTCAACATCATTGTACCGAACCTCAGTTGAAATAACGATATCTCCAACATTTAGCTTTTCATAAAATCCTCCAGCTGATCCTGTATTGATAACCGCATCAGGTTTGTATAATTGAATAAGTAACGTTGTCGCAACTGCTGCGTTTACCTTACCAATTCCTGATTTTAATAGAACGACGTCTACGCCATTTAACATTCCACTGTGAAACTCACAACCAGCAATTGTATTGTCCTCACGATTGTCTATTTTGCTCTTTAATAGCTCAACTTCCTCGTCCATTGCTCCAATAATACCTAATCTCATATGTATGTGTCATTCCTTTCTAATTCATTCCCTATTTCTTGCTATGAATAGTATACACGACTTTATTTATTTTCACATATTTTCTTTTCAATCTATTTTTGTTATATTGAGCTAAGAGAATTCTTTTAGAAAGGAATGATAAGCATGGGCATTCAATTAGAACGTATTCATGATAAAGTCGAGTTTTTCGAAACAGCAAACCTACAATCACTCGAAAAGAAAATAAATGAACAAATCGATATTAATAAAGCACTTTTACTTGAAGTACACTCTATTTCACACCAAGTATTTCCGAATCCTAAAACAGGACAGCCTATTTACTCAGCTGTTGTACATTTTAGAGCAAAAGGATAGAAGGCCTGGACAATGTCCAGACCTTCTTTACATTAATTATAAGGATTCTTATCTAATGTATTAACATTTACTGGCTGCCAGCCACGATTTGTCCATTCTAAACGTACCTGATACGGCGTACTTTGATTTTGATAATCACTGACTGTTCCAACGGCACTTTGGAGATTCCCTCCGTTTTCTAAGCGCCAAATAATAATATTGTCACCAAGACCTGTAGCATACTCTAATGCTCGCTTCATTTCGTTCCAGTTTTGGCCGTCTCTTGTGAAGTCAGCTTCAAAAGGTTCCTGTTGTTGCTGCTGTGTTCCAATTGGTTGCCACTCTCCATCAACTGGCTCTAGTAGCTCTTCTTCATCTTCTTCTATTTGTTCTTCTTCATTATTATTTTCTATCTCAGGAATTTCTTCTTCCACCACTGCTTCTTCTATATTTTCTTCCTCTATTACTTCTTCTTCTTCGATTGTTTCTTCTTCTTCCACTTCTGTCATTGCATCTTCATTACTAGATGTACCAAAGATAAGTTGTGAACCAAAGAATAGAATAAGTACTGCTACAATACCAATAGAGATATTTAAGATTTTGTTAACTCTTTTTTTCTTTCTCTGTTCAAACCTCGTACTATTATAATCCATAAATCTCCCTCCCATCTCATAATACTACCACGAATTTATTTAATTATGAATTGCTAATTGCTAATTGCTAATTGCTAATTGCTAATTGCTAATTGCTAATTGCTAATTGCTAATTGCTAATGAAAAATCCCAGATGAATTCATCTGGGATTTTTCAGGAGTTCATTATTCAATAACCACTGTTCATTGACAATTATATTTGTCTTATAGCGTTGTTATTATTTTACTTCTAAAATTTTAACTTCCATTTCTCCACCAGGAGTGTTGACCGTTACTTTATCACCAATAGTACGTCCTAATAAGCTTTGTGCCATTGGTGAATCATTTGAAATCTTTCCTTCAAGTGGATCTGACTCTGCACTACCAACAATTGTGTATTCTTCTTCGTCACCATCAGGAAGTTCAATAAATCGTACTGTTCTTCCTAAACCAACGACTGAAGTATTTGTTTGATTCTCTTCTATAATGACTGCATTACGAATCATTTTTTCTATTTGAGAAATACGACCTTCTACAAAGGCTTGTTCCTCTTTTGCAGAATCATATTCCGAGTTCTCTGATAAATCACCAAAGCTACGAGCCACTTTAATACGCTCGACTACTTCCTTACGTTTTTCTGTTTTTAAAAATTCTAACTCATCTTCTAACTTCTGCTTTCCATCAAGGGTCATATAATGCTTCTTATCTGCCATGTATTCCACTCCTCTTTCCAACTATGTATTAAAAATAACTTGATTAGCTTTTCTAGTATGCAATGCGCAAAGGCCTTACTATGCTAGTAAGACTATATATGAATGGTGTATCCATCCTTCATTACCAATACTTTTGCATTCATAATAGAAAAACTCAACTTATCTTTTTTATGCTTAAGAAAGCAAGGTCAACAACCTCGCTTTCCTTATGCTATTATAAAAATACTTTTTCTTCAATAATTGTGCGAATTTTTGTAACCATCAAATCAATTGCAACGCGATTTTTTCCACCTTCTGGAATAACCAAATCCGCATACCGCTTTGTTGGTTCAATAAACTGAAGATGCATAGGTCTTACAACTTCTGTATATTGCTTTATAACCGAATCCAAAGTACGCTCTCGCTCTTGAATATCTCGCATTAACCTACGAATAATTCTTAAATCAGCATCCGTATCAACAAAAAGCTTAATATCCATTAAATCACGAAGTCGTTTGTCCTCTAATATTAGTATACCTTCAAGAATGACAACATCTTTTGGACCAATCGGTTTTACTTCTTTAGAGCGTGTATGCTCAGCATAATCATAAACCGGAAGATCAATTGGTCTACCATTTATCAGTTCTTTCAGCTGCTCAACAAGTAAATCGTTATCAAAGGCTAACGGATGGTCATAATTCGTTTTAAGACGTTCTTCAAAAGACAGATGACTTTGGTCTTTATAATATGCATCTTGTTCAATGAATACAATAGATTTTTCATTAAACTGGTGAAAAATCTCTTTTGCTACTGTTGTTTTACCTGAGCCTGTTCCTCCTGCTACTCCAATGATGACTGGCTTTTGACTCATTATCTTACCTCTTTACGCATCATATTTTGTGGATAAACTTGTTTGTCCACTTTGAACTTCACAATTTGTAATGGATGACGTGCTGCATCTAATTCGTTTCCTTCTTCATCCCATATTGTCTCAACAACTTGTTTCACATTTTGTTCTAATTCTGGTCCAAAGAATTCTACTTCATCACCTGGTTTAAAATGATTACGTTGCTGTAGGGTAATTATTCCTGTCTTATCATCATAGTCTAGGACAAGACCAGCAAAATCATACGTAGTACGCTTAGGATGATTTCCATACATTTGTTCTTCATAACTAGGAACGTTTTCAAAGAAGGCAGGGGCTGTGTCTCTATTCGCACACTTATCAAGCTCTTCTAACCATTCCTTTTTAATTTTAAAATTATCAGGGTCTGCACAGTAAGCGTCAATTACTTTACGGTATACAGCTGTTACTGTTGCCACATAATGAATTGATTTCATTCTACCTTCGACTTTTAAGCTATCAATTCCTGCTTCAATTAATTTAGGTATAGCTTGAATTAAATTTAAATCCTTTGGACTCATTGTATACGGAGCGTCTTCGTCTCCGTATAGAGGTACTTCTTGCACCACTCCGTTTTCATCTTTTTCTTCCATTAGGTTATAATCCCAACGACAAGACTGACAACAGCCACCTCTATTTGAATCTCGTGCAGTCATATGATTACTTAATACACAACGACCAGAATAAGAAATACACATAGCACCATGAACGAATGTTTCAATTTCGATATCAACATTCTTTTTCATTTCTAGCATCTCTTCTAAGCTAACCTCACGTGCTAAAACGACACGCTCTAGCCCTTCTTCCTTCCAGTACTTTACTGCAAGCCAGTTACTTAATGATTGCTGTGTACTTAAGTGGACCTCAACCTTAGGAGCTACACGTTTACATGTTTCAATAATTAATGGATCAGCAACAATAATCCCTGTAATTCCAACGTCCTGTAATGCAGCTAAATACTCTTCAAGCCCATCCATATTTTCATTATGTGCATAAATATTTGTTGTTACATATACCTTTGCTCCATAACGATTAGCAAATTCTACTCCCTCTCTCATCTGATCGATTGAGAAGTTATCCGCACTTGAACGAAGTCCGAACTCTCGCCCACCTATATAAACTGCATCTGCTCCATAGCGAATCGCAATCTTAAGCTTCTCAAGACTACCTGCCGGAGACAAAAGCTCTGGTTTCTTTGTTATCACTCGTTTTCCATCCTTTGTTACCTGAGCGATAGCTTCCATTTAAATCCCTCCTAATAATAAAAACCGCCAGGCGGTCTTTTATTAATACACTGTTTCTTTAAAGAAAAAGCCTGTATCAATGTCTCTATTTGTAGGCTGAATAGACCTAATTTTCTCTAGATACTCTTCTTTTTTATCACTGTAAGCATCTTCATCTTCAAAATATAAGTCGATAGCTTGTCTATACATAGAAACAACTTGTTCCATATACTCAGTTGACTTGAAAATCCCATCTATTTTAAAGCTATCAACATCAGCTTCCAGCATATCTTCGAGCTCATCAATAATACAAATGTCATTAGGACTCATAATGTGTGTCCCATTTCCATCTTCAAAAATAGGGTATTTCGCATCACGCTCAGGATCATATAAATACATTTGACGGTCCTGATTCTTACCTTCTACTTTCATATTCTTCCCTAAATACTCAAAGTAATTTCCTACTAATTCACGTTTAGAATGGAACATACATGTCATTCCGTGAACTTGTACTTCTATTTCAATCTTTGCATTCTCTTTTGTTTCAACAATAGAATCCATATTTACTTCTCTAGCAAGTACAGCACGTTTCGCGCCTTTACTTCCCCAATAATTAGCAGTAAACCAATTTGTTGCTGTTGTTTCAGTATTCCAGTGTAACTTCATATTAGGAGCTTCTTCCTTCGCTGTCATCAACACAGCTGGGTCACCGAACACTACGCCATCTACATTGATTTCAACTAGACGCTTCAAATAGTCGCCAAGTTCTGGAACTCTTTCATTATGAAAAATACCATTCATTGCAACATATACTTTAGCACTTAGGTTTTGCGCGATCTCAGTTGCCTCTTTTATTTCTTCAATCTTGAATTCTCCGGCTAAACGTAAACCATATCTCTCTTCACCAATTAATATAGCCGTTGCTCCAGCTTTTACTAACGGTTCGATTGCAGCTACATCTCTTGGTGTAACTAATAGCTCTGGTTTGTTTGACATTTTCATTCACCTACTTTAGCATGCATTTTTATTTTTTTATACTAACGGCAATTCCGTCACCAACAGGAAAAATCGTAGTACCATACTGCTCGTGAGTCATCAACCATTGATTGTATTGATTTAGCTTATTTGCTAATGTTTTTAAACGCTTCTGCTCATGCTCTGAATTGGCAACTAATCCTCGAAAAAGTATATTATCTGATATAATAACTCCACCCGATGGAATTAACTTGCCATATTCCTCAAAAAAGCGCTTATATTGGCCTTTTGCAGCATCAATAAATAGTACATCAAAAGGAGGCTCATCATCAAGTTCTTTGCTTACTTCAAATGCGTCTCCATAGATAACTCGAATTCGATGAGATAGATTTGCACGGTTAATGTATTCAATTGCTTTTTCATAGCGTTCTTCGTCACGCTCAATTGTTACTACCATACAATCCTCTACTGCCTCTGCCATTCGAATAGCAGAGTATCCAATAGCGGTACCGATTTCAATTATCCGTTTTGGTTTATATAGCTTTAACATTTGTAGCATTGCCTCTATACCAACAAGCTCCATGATAGGAACATTTGCTTCCTTTGCATAGTGTTCCATTTCTACAAGTAACTCATTTCTATCTTGTATAAGCTCTTCTATATAGTGAACTACTTCTTTCGAAATCATCAGTCAGACCCCTTAGTCATTAGGTTATAACGATTAATTCTAACATAAATACAATAGGAATGCGAGTTTCCCCGCATCCCCTTTTTGTCATTAATCTTGTCTACCTTCAACCCATTCATCACGATACTGCTGATGGACTCGGTTATGCTCTTGGTACGTTTCATTGTAAATAACTTCTCCATTAAACCTTGCATAGAAGAAGAG encodes:
- a CDS encoding YrhC family protein — translated: MGDKQIQMLKDKVTDFRRYAYILLSLSIFLFIGLLIPSEGTVTSGPEPSFIILAVLSMLVFALFFHKRATSCQRQLNEEMQ
- a CDS encoding YrrS family protein, with product MDYNSTRFEQRKKKRVNKILNISIGIVAVLILFFGSQLIFGTSSNEDAMTEVEEEETIEEEEVIEEENIEEAVVEEEIPEIENNNEEEQIEEDEEELLEPVDGEWQPIGTQQQQQEPFEADFTRDGQNWNEMKRALEYATGLGDNIIIWRLENGGNLQSAVGTVSDYQNQSTPYQVRLEWTNRGWQPVNVNTLDKNPYN
- a CDS encoding O-methyltransferase → MISKEVVHYIEELIQDRNELLVEMEHYAKEANVPIMELVGIEAMLQMLKLYKPKRIIEIGTAIGYSAIRMAEAVEDCMVVTIERDEERYEKAIEYINRANLSHRIRVIYGDAFEVSKELDDEPPFDVLFIDAAKGQYKRFFEEYGKLIPSGGVIISDNILFRGLVANSEHEQKRLKTLANKLNQYNQWLMTHEQYGTTIFPVGDGIAVSIKK
- the mtnN gene encoding 5'-methylthioadenosine/S-adenosylhomocysteine nucleosidase; the protein is MRLGIIGAMDEEVELLKSKIDNREDNTIAGCEFHSGMLNGVDVVLLKSGIGKVNAAVATTLLIQLYKPDAVINTGSAGGFYEKLNVGDIVISTEVRYNDVDATVFGYEFGQVPQMPAYYSPAENLVNIAEESAKDVGVHSEKGLIVSGDSFMSDHGRVEELKKLFTNPYCAEMEAGAIAQVCHQFQCPFVIIRSLSDIAGSDAKVSYDKFLETASVNSAKLVLLMVEQYKNNH
- a CDS encoding peptidase U32 family protein, with product MKMSNKPELLVTPRDVAAIEPLVKAGATAILIGEERYGLRLAGEFKIEEIKEATEIAQNLSAKVYVAMNGIFHNERVPELGDYLKRLVEINVDGVVFGDPAVLMTAKEEAPNMKLHWNTETTATNWFTANYWGSKGAKRAVLAREVNMDSIVETKENAKIEIEVQVHGMTCMFHSKRELVGNYFEYLGKNMKVEGKNQDRQMYLYDPERDAKYPIFEDGNGTHIMSPNDICIIDELEDMLEADVDSFKIDGIFKSTEYMEQVVSMYRQAIDLYFEDEDAYSDKKEEYLEKIRSIQPTNRDIDTGFFFKETVY
- a CDS encoding YrzA family protein; amino-acid sequence: MGIQLERIHDKVEFFETANLQSLEKKINEQIDINKALLLEVHSISHQVFPNPKTGQPIYSAVVHFRAKG
- the udk gene encoding uridine kinase gives rise to the protein MSQKPVIIGVAGGTGSGKTTVAKEIFHQFNEKSIVFIEQDAYYKDQSHLSFEERLKTNYDHPLAFDNDLLVEQLKELINGRPIDLPVYDYAEHTRSKEVKPIGPKDVVILEGILILEDKRLRDLMDIKLFVDTDADLRIIRRLMRDIQERERTLDSVIKQYTEVVRPMHLQFIEPTKRYADLVIPEGGKNRVAIDLMVTKIRTIIEEKVFL
- a CDS encoding YIP1 family protein, encoding MNGIGLIFRSLLVDRDAMKELSESPKFNKWCLLIILLVGIIYGLFSIQHNAEYILSFESDFLRNIVVPGIFIIGGVIMVLLTRLVFSLLLWAASRGFGGPGGLGSLNRMTTVVMVPSIIAMPAFIASNFTLLGISSIIIALIWMYIISVRSLAVTQAFVSWKAYAAISVIFIFFISIYYIVIPPAS
- the greA gene encoding transcription elongation factor GreA, which gives rise to MADKKHYMTLDGKQKLEDELEFLKTEKRKEVVERIKVARSFGDLSENSEYDSAKEEQAFVEGRISQIEKMIRNAVIIEENQTNTSVVGLGRTVRFIELPDGDEEEYTIVGSAESDPLEGKISNDSPMAQSLLGRTIGDKVTVNTPGGEMEVKILEVK
- a CDS encoding peptidase U32 family protein; the protein is MEAIAQVTKDGKRVITKKPELLSPAGSLEKLKIAIRYGADAVYIGGREFGLRSSADNFSIDQMREGVEFANRYGAKVYVTTNIYAHNENMDGLEEYLAALQDVGITGIIVADPLIIETCKRVAPKVEVHLSTQQSLSNWLAVKYWKEEGLERVVLAREVSLEEMLEMKKNVDIEIETFVHGAMCISYSGRCVLSNHMTARDSNRGGCCQSCRWDYNLMEEKDENGVVQEVPLYGDEDAPYTMSPKDLNLIQAIPKLIEAGIDSLKVEGRMKSIHYVATVTAVYRKVIDAYCADPDNFKIKKEWLEELDKCANRDTAPAFFENVPSYEEQMYGNHPKRTTYDFAGLVLDYDDKTGIITLQQRNHFKPGDEVEFFGPELEQNVKQVVETIWDEEGNELDAARHPLQIVKFKVDKQVYPQNMMRKEVR